The nucleotide sequence GTCATCTGAGTTGAGTGCAGCAGTTCTTTTGGGATGGCGACTGTCTTACCGCCATCACGCAGCTGGAACGGCACATTCTTTTCGTTCAGCTTTCCAACAATTGTGGAAACCTGTTCAGTCGGAATGTTTGTGAACAACGGCACATAGTCTTTCCCTGAAGCCATAAACAGCATCGTGAAAAGTGCCACCGCCGCAATTACAGTAACCGCAATTACTGAAAGTCTTTTGGTCGGACCCAGGTTTTTGAAGAACTCGCGAAACTGGACAACCAATCCACCAAAAATCTTATTCAAGGAAACCCCTCCAGCCTAAGAAAACTAAACCTGCATCTTCATAACTTCTTGGTACGCATCAATAATCTTGTTGCGCACTTGCACCATCACCTTCAGGGCGATGTCTGCTTTTTCCGCGGCGATCATCACATCTGCCACGTTGTCCGTTTTGCCAGTCGCGAGATTCTGCATGGCTTTATCTGAAGCCTTTTGCATTTCATTCACGCTGCCTACGGCGTCTTTCAGGGTGTCGGCGAAGCTCTTGCCCGTACCGGATGTCGAACTCGTTGAAGGGGTGTTCTCGATGCTTAGTGACTTGGAATCACGGACGATTCCATTATCGAGAAACCTGTTTGCATTTGATACAGTAAAACCCTCCATGGCTTCACCTTCTCCTCTGATAAAATTGTATTAAACTTGCGTAAAAAAGTCCCTAATTTTTGCCGGGGTCTAGGAAGGAATTACCTGCCTATTTCCAGCGCGGAAAGCGCCATATCCTTCGATGCCTGAACCGCTGTCACGTTGGCCTCGTAGGAACGCGACGCCTGTATCATATTGGTCATTTCTTCCATCAAATTGATGTTCGGATAAGCCACGTATCCGTCTGCATTTGCATCAGGATGGTCCGGTTCATACTTGAGCAACGGCGCCTTGCGATCCGAAACCACATCTGTAACCTGGACCCGCTGGAAGCTTCCTGCCGGATCCGTCGAAGTAATGATCTCGCCAAAGTTCTTGGCATCGGGCATCGCCTCGAAAACCACGTCCTTACGGCGATACGGACCACCCTCGGGGGTCTGGGTGGTATTAATGTTGGCGATATTGCTGGCAATGGTATTCATGCGCATTCTTTGCGCCGCCATACCACTGCTGCTGATTCTCATCCCCGTCAAAAAATCAGCCATCTATTACCGCCCTTCGGTCGCGGCATATTTCAGTGCCGCCATTTTCTTGTTGATCAGTTGCAAAGCCGCTTTGTACATGATCGCGTTCTCTGACAACGCCGACATTTCTTTTTCCACATCGACGGTGTTTCCGTCGTTGTTCACAGCCCCTTCCGGATCATCGTAAATATCCGGGCGTGTTTTATTGACCGAGATTCCGCCCACCGCGAAGTGTTCGGGATTGCTTGTGCTCAAAGAATTTGCGCCGTCCAGATCCAGGGCTCTTTGCAAAGCACCTTCGAAATCCATTTTCTTGGCGTGGTAACCCGGAGTCTCGGCATTGGCGATATTCGAGGATGTCACATTGTGACGGAGCTGCCTCATGCTTAGTGAGGTCGCCAGCGCGTTGGTTGTTTTATCGAAGATATTACTCATAAAACACCTGCTTCCTTGTATTCATTAAGTTTGTTTCTCAATGTACGAATACTGATTCCAAGCATTTGCGCCGCACGGGTGCGGTTCTGGGCGGTCAGCTCCAGGGTCTGAATAATTAGACGCTTCTCGACCTCAGAAAGGGACATGCCCGGGGCAAAATCCAGATCCATATCCTCGACCACAGCCTCAAACTGAATGGATTCAGGCCCGATCAGTGAAGATTTTGCAAGAACCACGGCTCTTTCCAGCACATTTTCAAGTTCACGGATGTTGCCCGGCCAGTTCCACGTGTTCAGGCGGTCGAAACCTTCCGCCGTCAAACGCAAGCCAGACTTGCCATGCATGATCTGGGATACTTCCAGAATAAAGTTCACAATGTTCTGGAAATCCTGACGACGGTCTTCCAGACGCGGCAGCTCCAGATGAACTACCGCCAGCTTATAAAACAAATCCTGACGGAATTGTTCCTGCTTCACCAAAGCGCGCAAATCACGACGGGAGGTGGAAATAAAGCGAGGACGAGTCCCATCGGTTCTTTCCACCAGCTTCATCAGGTCATTTTGCAATGCCACGGAAGCGCAATCCAGATCTTCAATCAGTAAAGTGCCGCCATCCACGCGGGAGAAATCAAAACCACCGGCATTTTTGCAATCCAGGCAGTACAGGCGTGCTGAACGGCTTTTTGTGTAAATGTAACGAGCCAGACTTGTTTTACCCACACCGGCTTCACCCACCAGAAGCAAACTTGCCTGCGTTGAAGCCAGCTGCAAACTGAGCTGTTTCACTTCGTGCATTCTTCTATCTTCGATGTGTAGAGCATCAAAATCAAAGTACGACATCCAAACTCCTATTGGCCTTGCTCGTTCTCAGACATAGCTGGAATTCTTTTGATATATTTCTTGTAACCGTCACGCCATTCTGAATTCTTCAACTGCTCCTGAGCCAGATTCTTCCAGAACCCGCTCTTGTCACCTTTGAAGTCATTCCAGACCTCGGCCGCTTTCTGGATCTCACCTGCTTTGAAGTAGATCTGACCCAGTTTGTAACGGATGGAGGAAAGCGGACGATTGTCTTCGTACTTTTCCAGCAGCTTTTCATAGGAACCTGTCGCCAGATCCTGCTGCTTTTTATTCAGATAGATATCGCCCATCATTTCCAGCGCCTTGGCGTGGATCACCGGGGAAATCTTGCCGGAATCACTTTGCAATTTGTCGATCATTTCCAAAGACTGGATGGCCTCATCCGGCTTGCTTTGTTTCACCT is from Bdellovibrio bacteriovorus str. Tiberius and encodes:
- the fliE gene encoding flagellar hook-basal body complex protein FliE, which encodes MEGFTVSNANRFLDNGIVRDSKSLSIENTPSTSSTSGTGKSFADTLKDAVGSVNEMQKASDKAMQNLATGKTDNVADVMIAAEKADIALKVMVQVRNKIIDAYQEVMKMQV
- the flgC gene encoding flagellar basal body rod protein FlgC, producing the protein MADFLTGMRISSSGMAAQRMRMNTIASNIANINTTQTPEGGPYRRKDVVFEAMPDAKNFGEIITSTDPAGSFQRVQVTDVVSDRKAPLLKYEPDHPDANADGYVAYPNINLMEEMTNMIQASRSYEANVTAVQASKDMALSALEIGR
- the flgB gene encoding flagellar basal body rod protein FlgB; amino-acid sequence: MSNIFDKTTNALATSLSMRQLRHNVTSSNIANAETPGYHAKKMDFEGALQRALDLDGANSLSTSNPEHFAVGGISVNKTRPDIYDDPEGAVNNDGNTVDVEKEMSALSENAIMYKAALQLINKKMAALKYAATEGR
- a CDS encoding sigma 54-interacting transcriptional regulator; translated protein: MSYFDFDALHIEDRRMHEVKQLSLQLASTQASLLLVGEAGVGKTSLARYIYTKSRSARLYCLDCKNAGGFDFSRVDGGTLLIEDLDCASVALQNDLMKLVERTDGTRPRFISTSRRDLRALVKQEQFRQDLFYKLAVVHLELPRLEDRRQDFQNIVNFILEVSQIMHGKSGLRLTAEGFDRLNTWNWPGNIRELENVLERAVVLAKSSLIGPESIQFEAVVEDMDLDFAPGMSLSEVEKRLIIQTLELTAQNRTRAAQMLGISIRTLRNKLNEYKEAGVL